In Persephonella sp. IF05-L8, the following are encoded in one genomic region:
- the hemL gene encoding glutamate-1-semialdehyde 2,1-aminomutase, translating to MKTEKSKELFKEAQKYLVGGVNSPVRAFKALGMEPLFIAKGKGSRVWDVDGNEFIDYVLSWGPLILGHAHDQIINAIKQVSNYGTSFGAPTELEIEMAKAVVEAVPSVEMVRFVNSGTEATMSAIRLARGYTGKKKIIKFEGCYHGHGDSLLVSAGSGVATLGIPGTPGIPEELAQLTIVLPYNDIDAVEEAFRKHGDDIACVIIEPVAGNMGVVAPSKEYHQRLRELTKEYGALLIWDEVMTGFRLALGGAQELYGIEPDLTTMGKVIGAGLPVGAYGGKAEIMKYVAPEGPVYQAGTLSGNPLAMAAGLRQLQILKEKSPYGELDQKGAKLEKGMKELIDKYGIKATINRVGSMITMFFTDKEVKNFADAKSSDLELFNKFYKLMLEKGVYLAPSQFEASFLSTAHSDEDIATTLNAIEDTFKQL from the coding sequence AAGAAGCACAAAAATATCTGGTAGGTGGTGTTAACTCTCCTGTAAGGGCATTTAAAGCACTTGGTATGGAACCTCTATTTATAGCTAAAGGGAAAGGCAGTAGAGTTTGGGATGTTGATGGAAATGAATTTATAGATTATGTGCTTTCATGGGGACCTCTTATTCTGGGACATGCCCATGACCAGATAATAAATGCAATAAAACAGGTCTCAAACTACGGAACAAGTTTCGGAGCTCCAACAGAGTTAGAGATAGAAATGGCAAAGGCTGTTGTTGAGGCAGTTCCATCTGTTGAAATGGTTAGATTTGTAAACTCTGGAACAGAAGCCACAATGTCTGCCATCAGATTGGCCAGAGGATATACAGGAAAGAAAAAAATAATAAAATTTGAAGGTTGTTATCACGGACATGGTGATAGTTTGCTGGTTTCTGCCGGTTCAGGAGTTGCCACTCTGGGTATTCCTGGAACTCCTGGAATTCCTGAAGAACTCGCACAGCTCACAATAGTTCTTCCTTATAACGATATAGATGCTGTAGAAGAAGCCTTTAGAAAACATGGTGATGATATTGCCTGTGTAATTATTGAGCCAGTTGCAGGGAACATGGGAGTTGTTGCCCCATCTAAAGAATACCACCAGAGATTAAGAGAGCTTACAAAAGAATATGGAGCTTTGCTAATATGGGATGAAGTTATGACAGGCTTCAGACTTGCCCTTGGTGGTGCTCAGGAGCTTTATGGAATAGAGCCAGACCTAACCACAATGGGTAAAGTAATAGGAGCTGGATTACCTGTGGGAGCTTATGGTGGAAAAGCAGAAATCATGAAATATGTAGCACCTGAAGGACCGGTTTATCAGGCAGGAACACTATCAGGAAATCCTCTTGCAATGGCAGCAGGTTTAAGACAACTCCAAATTCTGAAGGAAAAATCCCCTTATGGAGAATTAGACCAAAAAGGTGCAAAATTAGAAAAAGGAATGAAAGAACTAATTGATAAATACGGAATAAAAGCCACAATAAACAGAGTTGGTTCTATGATAACCATGTTCTTTACAGATAAAGAGGTCAAAAACTTTGCCGATGCAAAATCATCAGACCTTGAATTATTTAATAAGTTTTATAAATTAATGCTGGAAAAAGGTGTATATCTTGCTCCATCACAGTTTGAGGCTTCTTTCTTAAGTACAGCCCATAGTGATGAGGATATAGCAACCACCTTAAATGCAATTGAAGACACATTTAAACAGCTATAG
- a CDS encoding nuclear transport factor 2 family protein has product MEKKGKSPVQETVDKWIEGWNEHDIQKIMECYADTAELYDPKIKEIYPETLTLVGKENIKKYYEIILKVFPQIKIQPLGLWIKGHDALLEYYIYTSEDAKADVISKFYLNKEYQIQGHFIYYGLSYKEVKEENKTE; this is encoded by the coding sequence ATGGAAAAGAAAGGAAAATCTCCTGTTCAGGAAACAGTTGATAAATGGATAGAAGGATGGAATGAGCACGATATACAAAAGATTATGGAATGTTATGCAGATACAGCTGAACTTTATGACCCAAAAATTAAAGAGATATATCCTGAGACCTTAACACTTGTAGGAAAAGAAAATATAAAAAAATACTATGAGATTATTTTAAAAGTTTTTCCACAGATAAAAATTCAGCCACTTGGATTATGGATAAAAGGTCATGATGCCCTTTTAGAGTATTACATTTATACATCAGAAGATGCAAAGGCAGACGTGATATCAAAATTTTATTTAAATAAAGAATACCAAATTCAAGGGCATTTTATTTATTACGGACTATCCTATAAAGAAGTTAAGGAGGAAAACAAAACCGAATGA
- the nrdR gene encoding transcriptional regulator NrdR, translating into MKCPNCGSLEDKVVDTRQSKDGTVIRRRRECLDCGFRFTTYERYEEEKIIVKKKNGTTEAFNKDKIIRGIRLASKNRPVSEKQMIEIADEIEKYLLEEGKLVVESTEIGDLVQEKLKKIDPVAYLRFKSVYNEFQDISDFERALKEIEEKEK; encoded by the coding sequence ATGAAATGTCCAAACTGTGGTTCTCTTGAAGATAAGGTTGTTGATACAAGACAGTCTAAAGATGGAACTGTAATAAGAAGAAGGAGAGAATGCCTTGATTGTGGTTTTAGATTTACAACCTATGAAAGATACGAGGAAGAAAAAATTATAGTTAAAAAGAAAAATGGAACAACTGAAGCATTTAATAAAGACAAGATTATAAGAGGAATTCGTCTTGCTTCCAAGAATAGACCTGTATCGGAAAAACAGATGATTGAAATAGCTGATGAGATAGAGAAATATCTACTTGAAGAAGGAAAGTTAGTTGTAGAAAGCACTGAGATAGGGGATTTAGTCCAGGAAAAGCTCAAAAAAATAGACCCTGTGGCATATCTAAGATTTAAATCTGTCTATAATGAATTTCAGGATATAAGCGATTTTGAAAGAGCCCTTAAAGAAATTGAAGAAAAAGAAAAGTAG
- the aroE gene encoding shikimate dehydrogenase, with translation MSDIFVNGETQVYGIIGYPVKHSKSPQFQTAAFQTLGINAIYLPFQVRPEDLQKAIEGIKALSIKGINVTVPHKEEVIKYLDEISEEVEYIGACNTVKNIDGYLQGFNTDAYGFIEGLKELTPDFANKKFLVIGAGGASRAVIYGLIKSGVQKIILANRTVKKAEEIVSDFKKLNRFIEEIIDIISLSHIENYLKDVDIIVNTTSIGLKEDDPPLFDYSKIEKRHIIVDIIYKKTKLLQAAEEKGCLYQDGLPMLLYQGAKAFEIWTGQKAPVEEMRRVLLQ, from the coding sequence ATGAGTGATATTTTTGTAAATGGGGAAACACAGGTTTACGGGATAATAGGATATCCTGTAAAGCATTCAAAGTCCCCCCAGTTTCAGACTGCAGCTTTTCAAACCCTTGGTATAAATGCAATATATCTTCCTTTTCAGGTTAGACCTGAAGACCTCCAGAAAGCCATAGAAGGCATAAAGGCCTTATCAATAAAAGGAATAAATGTTACTGTTCCCCACAAAGAAGAAGTTATAAAATATCTGGATGAAATCTCAGAAGAAGTTGAGTATATAGGTGCTTGCAACACCGTTAAAAATATAGATGGTTATCTGCAGGGATTTAATACAGATGCCTATGGATTTATAGAAGGACTTAAAGAACTTACTCCAGACTTTGCGAATAAAAAATTCCTTGTTATTGGTGCAGGTGGAGCTTCAAGAGCTGTTATTTATGGACTTATAAAATCCGGAGTTCAAAAAATAATCCTTGCCAATAGAACTGTTAAAAAAGCAGAAGAAATTGTCTCTGATTTTAAAAAGTTAAATAGATTTATTGAAGAGATTATAGATATTATTTCTCTTAGTCATATAGAAAATTATCTAAAAGATGTTGATATCATCGTAAATACAACTTCCATCGGCTTAAAGGAGGATGACCCACCATTATTTGATTACTCAAAAATAGAAAAAAGACATATTATTGTGGATATTATTTACAAAAAAACAAAATTGCTTCAAGCAGCAGAAGAAAAAGGTTGTCTTTATCAGGATGGACTTCCTATGCTTCTTTATCAGGGAGCAAAGGCATTTGAAATCTGGACAGGTCAAAAAGCCCCTGTTGAAGAGATGAGAAGAGTTTTATTACAATAG
- a CDS encoding NifU family protein: MMVKTREQEVENVLNMIRPALALDMGDIKLVKVEDDTVYLELLGACSTCPVPDITMKDVIIVAIKNFLPWVKKVHIGQHKFEIQT; the protein is encoded by the coding sequence ATGATGGTTAAAACAAGGGAACAGGAAGTAGAAAACGTTCTTAACATGATTAGACCAGCTTTAGCATTGGATATGGGGGACATTAAACTTGTAAAAGTTGAGGATGATACTGTGTATCTTGAGCTTCTTGGAGCCTGCTCTACATGTCCTGTGCCTGACATAACAATGAAAGATGTTATTATTGTGGCTATTAAGAATTTTCTGCCATGGGTTAAAAAGGTTCATATCGGACAGCATAAATTTGAAATACAAACATGA
- a CDS encoding sulfurtransferase TusA family protein, whose amino-acid sequence MDLENIKPDITHDATGTFCPIPITELAKVMKQAKKGQIVELLADDEGAIQDVPAWCETTGNEFLGYKEEDGVYIFYVKKTQD is encoded by the coding sequence ATGGATTTAGAAAATATAAAACCTGATATTACCCATGATGCAACAGGAACTTTTTGTCCAATTCCTATAACAGAACTTGCAAAAGTTATGAAACAGGCTAAAAAAGGACAGATTGTTGAACTTCTTGCAGATGACGAAGGAGCTATTCAAGACGTTCCTGCATGGTGTGAAACAACAGGAAATGAGTTTTTAGGATATAAAGAAGAAGACGGCGTATATATATTTTACGTAAAGAAAACACAGGACTAA
- a CDS encoding tRNA 2-thiouridine(34) synthase MnmA, whose amino-acid sequence MKEKRRAIALYSGGLDSTLAIKLIQNQGIDVIAVHFYTGFCITETKRRRGEKKPDGSHYMNPALKYAAKYGFKLEIVDISEEYFDIVTNPKYGYGANINPCIDCRAFMYKKAKELMDEFNADFIISGEVLNQRPMSQHLKAMKIIEREAGVEGLVLKPLSAKVLPPTIPEIKGWVDREKLEGIVGRSRKRQLQLAKELGIDEFEQPAGGCCYLTDENFARKYMETLSVENKISREDLYLLTIGRHFRLPTGTKVVVSRNEGEGNFIRGLKKNYWFFEPVGKGAVAIAKTIENRELTPEEIKDIANLVARYSKTDENGKINIKYTSPTGVEGVVKGQRLQEEIIESWRI is encoded by the coding sequence ATGAAAGAAAAAAGAAGAGCTATAGCTTTATACTCAGGAGGTCTTGACAGCACATTAGCTATAAAACTAATCCAAAATCAAGGAATAGATGTTATCGCAGTCCATTTCTACACAGGCTTTTGTATTACGGAAACCAAAAGAAGAAGAGGCGAAAAAAAACCTGACGGCTCTCATTATATGAACCCAGCTTTGAAATATGCTGCAAAATACGGTTTTAAGCTTGAGATTGTTGATATTTCAGAAGAATATTTTGATATTGTTACTAATCCCAAATATGGCTATGGAGCAAATATTAATCCTTGTATAGATTGTAGAGCTTTTATGTATAAAAAAGCAAAAGAATTAATGGATGAATTTAATGCTGATTTTATAATCTCAGGGGAAGTCCTCAACCAAAGACCTATGAGCCAGCATCTTAAAGCTATGAAAATCATAGAAAGGGAAGCTGGAGTTGAGGGGCTTGTCCTGAAACCTTTGTCTGCAAAGGTATTACCTCCTACAATACCTGAGATAAAGGGCTGGGTTGATAGGGAAAAATTAGAAGGCATTGTAGGAAGAAGCAGAAAAAGACAGCTGCAACTGGCAAAAGAACTTGGAATAGATGAGTTTGAGCAGCCTGCAGGTGGTTGCTGTTATTTAACTGATGAAAACTTTGCCAGAAAATATATGGAAACTCTATCTGTAGAAAATAAAATAAGTAGAGAAGACCTGTATCTGCTTACCATTGGAAGACATTTCAGACTGCCTACAGGAACAAAGGTTGTGGTTTCCCGTAATGAAGGAGAAGGTAATTTCATAAGAGGATTGAAGAAAAATTACTGGTTTTTTGAGCCAGTTGGAAAAGGTGCAGTTGCCATAGCAAAAACAATAGAAAATAGAGAACTTACTCCAGAAGAAATTAAAGATATAGCCAATCTGGTTGCAAGATACTCTAAAACAGATGAAAATGGTAAAATAAATATAAAATATACATCCCCTACAGGGGTAGAGGGCGTTGTAAAGGGTCAACGGCTACAAGAAGAAATAATAGAAAGCTGGAGGATATAA
- a CDS encoding iron-sulfur cluster assembly scaffold protein, which produces MFEYTEKVMDHFMNPRNLGEIPNPDGYGQCGNPSCGDAMLFTIKVNKENDVIEDVKFKTFGCGSAIAVSSVLTEMVKGKPIDYALNLTYKEIFEELGGLPSQKIHCTNLGLETLHVAIKDYLLKQGRIEEANKIPDCIEEEEEEGIDLEHIG; this is translated from the coding sequence ATGTTTGAATATACAGAAAAGGTGATGGATCACTTCATGAACCCAAGGAACTTAGGAGAAATACCAAATCCTGATGGATATGGACAGTGTGGAAACCCATCTTGTGGAGACGCAATGCTTTTTACAATAAAAGTGAATAAAGAAAATGATGTTATAGAAGACGTTAAATTCAAAACATTTGGATGTGGTTCTGCTATAGCAGTTTCTTCTGTTCTTACAGAAATGGTGAAAGGAAAGCCCATAGACTATGCACTTAACCTGACTTATAAAGAAATTTTTGAAGAGCTTGGGGGACTTCCTTCACAAAAAATACATTGCACAAACCTTGGACTTGAAACACTTCATGTTGCAATTAAAGACTATCTTCTAAAACAAGGCAGAATTGAAGAAGCTAATAAAATACCTGATTGCATAGAAGAAGAGGAAGAAGAAGGTATTGACTTAGAACATATAGGATAA
- a CDS encoding A24 family peptidase C-terminal domain-containing protein — protein sequence MNYKAFLRRFEMSVEEKVLEALEKAGKPLKSGEIAEITGLDKKEVDKIIKKLKKEGKIQSPKRCYYATAG from the coding sequence ATTAATTATAAAGCTTTTTTGAGGAGGTTTGAAATGTCTGTAGAGGAAAAAGTTTTGGAAGCTCTTGAAAAAGCAGGAAAACCACTAAAAAGTGGAGAAATAGCCGAAATTACGGGACTGGACAAAAAGGAGGTTGACAAAATTATTAAGAAACTGAAAAAAGAGGGCAAAATTCAATCTCCAAAAAGATGTTATTATGCCACTGCTGGATAA